One Vibrio gallaecicus genomic region harbors:
- a CDS encoding helix-turn-helix domain-containing protein, with protein MMLAIPLPFVAALLLFMTGVLLRYRYPQNSQKPFWFITLCALMITVVGLRWTVDIALFRFLQPILGASVPVAAWLCFAGAHRSKPNTRVHWLGPVIVLVSSFLYPHFWVGTVDVLLISLYLGYGSLLLKSSFNMPEQVRLTDVSKVLIAERVAGGLLLFSALVDGVLSYDILLLGAQHTNLILSIGYLVLIPAVVSAVIVVSLSTPSSIEHNQAHVQLHMSHGSSQEADKSSPALVSSLDEDEETANIVAKLDALMREHQVFKDPDLSLNRLARKLGIPARKISSAVNQTHNENISKVINTYRIEHAKALLKQSDEAITEIFLSSGFQSKSNFNREFSRITGQTPSEFRSSPQVSD; from the coding sequence TTGATGCTCGCCATTCCCTTACCATTTGTCGCTGCGTTGCTGTTATTCATGACTGGCGTACTACTTAGATATCGTTACCCACAAAACAGTCAAAAGCCATTTTGGTTTATCACTCTATGTGCGTTAATGATCACTGTGGTGGGGCTACGATGGACGGTAGATATTGCGTTGTTTCGTTTCCTACAGCCAATTCTCGGTGCGAGTGTACCAGTGGCGGCTTGGCTCTGCTTTGCGGGGGCTCATCGAAGTAAACCCAACACACGTGTGCATTGGTTAGGACCCGTTATTGTTCTGGTTAGCTCATTTTTGTACCCACATTTCTGGGTTGGGACCGTTGATGTATTGCTGATCTCGCTATACCTAGGTTATGGCAGCTTGCTGTTGAAGTCGTCGTTCAATATGCCGGAACAAGTAAGGCTAACCGATGTATCGAAAGTCTTGATTGCGGAGCGGGTTGCAGGAGGGCTTCTGCTATTTTCCGCTTTGGTCGATGGTGTACTCTCTTACGATATCTTGTTGTTGGGTGCACAACACACTAACTTAATCCTATCGATTGGGTATCTGGTTCTTATTCCCGCGGTTGTGTCCGCCGTGATTGTTGTCAGTCTGAGTACGCCTTCTTCGATAGAACACAACCAAGCGCACGTTCAACTTCACATGTCACACGGGTCTTCACAAGAAGCTGATAAGTCGTCACCTGCGCTGGTGAGTAGCTTGGATGAAGATGAAGAAACAGCGAATATCGTTGCCAAGCTCGATGCATTAATGAGGGAACACCAAGTATTCAAGGATCCTGACTTGTCACTCAATAGGCTAGCGCGAAAGTTAGGCATTCCTGCCCGAAAAATATCATCTGCGGTTAACCAAACTCATAATGAGAACATTTCGAAGGTGATCAACACCTATCGAATTGAGCATGCTAAGGCACTACTGAAGCAAAGTGATGAAGCGATAACTGAGATCTTCCTAAGTTCAGGCTTTCAGAGCAAGTCTAATTTCAATAGGGAGTTTTCAAGGATCACTGGGCAAACTCCGAGTGAGTTTCGAAGTTCACCGCAAGTGTCAGATTGA
- a CDS encoding alpha/beta hydrolase family protein, translated as MKWTHLLFVPFLFLCNSAIASGVGFTQIVLTDVPERPLDTAIWYPTQDASDTILIGDNPAFIGTQVIKDARIQSGTFPIVLLSHGYRGNWRNQNWLATELAGHGYIVAAVDHPGTTSFNHSPKLAAKWWERPRDMSRILDYLLSKAPWKQSANVDDVAAIGHSLGGWTVMLLGGAKMDRATFGSECNKYKNPRTCGLSKELGLSKVQAKEPSNIDLSDPRIHRVVSLDLGLARSFSVNSLEDINVPTLILAAGIDIGDLPQTLESGYIAEHMPLNSRQYKVYENATHFSFIQRCKAEAVAMLEEEVPGDGIICKDGLGASRSELHQLMLNDIVGFLNQ; from the coding sequence ATGAAATGGACACATTTACTGTTCGTACCCTTCCTTTTCCTTTGCAATTCAGCCATCGCTTCCGGTGTCGGATTCACTCAAATCGTCTTAACAGACGTCCCTGAACGACCGTTAGACACCGCCATTTGGTATCCCACACAAGATGCATCAGACACAATCTTGATTGGCGATAACCCTGCTTTCATAGGTACGCAAGTCATCAAAGATGCACGAATTCAATCTGGTACTTTTCCAATAGTACTGCTATCACACGGCTACCGAGGAAATTGGCGAAACCAAAACTGGTTGGCGACCGAACTTGCTGGTCATGGCTACATCGTAGCGGCCGTTGACCACCCAGGAACCACCTCTTTCAACCATTCCCCCAAGCTGGCAGCGAAATGGTGGGAAAGACCACGAGATATGTCACGCATTCTAGATTACTTATTATCCAAAGCCCCCTGGAAACAGTCTGCTAACGTTGACGATGTTGCAGCAATCGGGCATTCGTTGGGTGGTTGGACAGTGATGCTATTGGGTGGAGCGAAAATGGATAGAGCAACATTTGGATCGGAATGTAATAAATATAAGAATCCGAGAACTTGTGGGCTGTCTAAAGAGTTAGGGTTATCCAAAGTCCAAGCTAAAGAACCAAGCAATATAGACCTTTCAGATCCACGAATTCACCGTGTGGTTAGCCTTGATTTGGGCCTTGCTCGGAGTTTTTCAGTCAATAGCTTAGAAGACATCAATGTGCCAACCTTAATACTGGCTGCTGGGATCGATATTGGAGATCTCCCTCAGACATTAGAGTCTGGCTACATTGCCGAGCACATGCCTCTTAACTCGAGACAATACAAAGTCTACGAAAACGCGACCCATTTTAGCTTTATTCAACGCTGTAAAGCGGAAGCAGTTGCTATGCTTGAAGAAGAAGTGCCGGGCGATGGGATTATTTGTAAAGACGGCTTAGGCGCTTCACGCAGTGAGCTACATCAATTGATGTTAAATGACATTGTTGGTTTTCTGAATCAATAA
- the catB gene encoding type B chloramphenicol O-acetyltransferase: MNNYFESPFVGKSLKEQVTNPNIIVGEHSYYSGYYHNHSFDDCARYLLADRTDIDKLIIGRYCSIGSGAVFMMAGNQGHQNTWVSTFPFFYQDNENFADAKDGFVRSGDTVIGNDVWIGTEAMIMSGVSIGDGAIIASRAVVTKDVAPYSIVGSNPAKHIRYRFSEGEVAQLLEMKWWEWSDEQVKGAMGLMCSSNIDGLYDYWKTLIRT; the protein is encoded by the coding sequence TTGAATAATTATTTTGAGAGCCCTTTTGTAGGTAAATCTCTGAAAGAACAAGTCACGAATCCAAATATTATCGTGGGTGAGCACAGTTACTATTCTGGCTATTATCATAATCATAGTTTTGATGATTGTGCGCGTTATTTACTCGCGGATAGGACTGATATTGATAAGCTGATTATTGGGCGTTATTGCTCGATAGGTTCTGGCGCGGTGTTTATGATGGCTGGTAATCAAGGGCACCAAAACACTTGGGTAAGTACGTTTCCATTTTTCTATCAGGATAATGAGAATTTTGCGGATGCAAAAGATGGCTTTGTGCGTTCGGGTGATACAGTGATTGGTAATGATGTGTGGATTGGCACGGAAGCTATGATCATGAGTGGTGTATCTATCGGAGACGGCGCAATTATCGCAAGCCGTGCTGTCGTAACTAAAGATGTTGCTCCGTATTCAATTGTGGGCTCGAACCCAGCGAAACATATTCGTTATAGATTCTCTGAAGGCGAGGTAGCCCAATTATTAGAGATGAAATGGTGGGAGTGGAGTGATGAGCAAGTAAAGGGAGCCATGGGCTTAATGTGTTCATCAAATATCGATGGTCTATATGATTATTGGAAAACGTTAATTCGTACGTAA
- a CDS encoding Crp/Fnr family transcriptional regulator yields MEKTNQQLLQNTFSAFISLNQADMDIAIPYFTFRYCHPKEYLFLSGELPLDVHFVLNGVGRYFYIDQNGIERNKSLVRKGGAFASISSIVEGSPSPFFAQALTECVIASVSYSNLVKLSKSNNNWGDFVRKMFERLVLKKEKREAGFLMLSAKERYLQFLKEFGADSQEIPLRHVAMYLGITDVTLSRIRREMGLT; encoded by the coding sequence ATGGAAAAGACCAATCAACAATTGCTGCAAAACACATTCTCGGCTTTCATTTCTTTAAACCAAGCCGATATGGATATAGCAATTCCTTATTTTACATTTCGCTATTGCCACCCTAAAGAGTACCTCTTTTTAAGCGGTGAGCTTCCACTCGATGTCCATTTTGTTCTGAATGGTGTTGGTCGATATTTTTATATTGATCAAAATGGCATCGAGCGTAATAAATCGTTGGTTAGAAAAGGCGGAGCTTTTGCAAGCATCAGTTCGATTGTTGAAGGGAGCCCTAGTCCATTCTTTGCTCAGGCTCTCACAGAATGTGTTATCGCTTCGGTAAGCTATTCAAATTTGGTGAAGCTTTCTAAATCCAACAATAATTGGGGAGACTTTGTTCGTAAGATGTTCGAGCGTTTAGTGCTAAAGAAAGAAAAAAGAGAGGCTGGGTTTCTTATGCTGTCGGCAAAGGAACGCTACTTACAATTTTTAAAAGAATTTGGTGCAGACAGCCAAGAAATTCCACTTCGTCATGTCGCCATGTACTTAGGTATCACCGATGTTACTTTGTCGCGTATCCGCCGCGAGATGGGCTTAACCTAG
- a CDS encoding methyltransferase family protein, translating into MKKLLPPVLFLIFIIAMGLMCWSIGATHLLVFPFNLIGLPIIGLGLMLAMTGKQLFKKLETNIMTFDEPTMLVTEGIYQYTRNPMYLGFTTAMLGFSMLMGASVVSLLMAVIFLFITDRWYISFEEQMMHTKFGKDYEEYCRKVRRWI; encoded by the coding sequence ATGAAAAAACTACTACCACCAGTTCTCTTCTTAATTTTTATCATTGCAATGGGCTTAATGTGCTGGAGTATTGGTGCCACCCACTTACTTGTTTTTCCTTTTAATCTTATTGGCTTACCTATTATTGGTTTGGGTTTGATGCTCGCAATGACAGGTAAACAGTTATTTAAGAAGCTAGAAACAAATATCATGACATTTGATGAGCCAACCATGTTAGTCACAGAAGGTATTTACCAATACACAAGAAACCCTATGTACTTGGGCTTTACTACCGCAATGCTCGGTTTTTCAATGCTCATGGGGGCTTCTGTTGTGTCCTTATTAATGGCGGTCATATTCCTATTTATAACGGACAGGTGGTATATCTCATTTGAAGAACAAATGATGCACACTAAGTTTGGTAAAGATTACGAAGAATACTGTAGAAAAGTGCGTCGGTGGATTTAA
- a CDS encoding spondin domain-containing protein, with protein MLKLSQLGLIISASALAMNINVIQAAEMEITVTNATKGIYFTPLIVAAHSGDVRMFRLGESASSELEAMAEGGDISGLSSLIGNAGGVVVENPASGILEPGMATTFNLDSGDMGYLSLSAMLLPTNDGFVGLDSWTIPSEAGTYKASLYGYDAGTEANDELASSMPNPPFITFGAGGTGVETANSNNTVHIHPGNLGDSDNAGGMSDLDSSSHRWLNPVATITIVVK; from the coding sequence ATGTTAAAACTCTCTCAACTTGGACTTATTATCTCCGCTTCTGCACTGGCTATGAATATCAACGTTATTCAGGCTGCAGAAATGGAAATTACGGTTACGAATGCAACAAAGGGCATTTATTTTACTCCTCTGATAGTCGCTGCACATAGTGGTGATGTACGTATGTTCCGGCTCGGTGAAAGCGCTTCTTCAGAACTAGAGGCGATGGCTGAGGGTGGTGATATCTCTGGCTTATCTTCTTTAATTGGCAATGCGGGTGGAGTGGTAGTAGAAAATCCTGCTTCGGGTATTTTGGAACCAGGTATGGCGACTACATTCAATTTAGACAGTGGAGATATGGGGTACTTGTCATTAAGTGCAATGTTGTTGCCAACTAATGATGGATTTGTTGGGTTAGACAGTTGGACTATTCCTTCTGAAGCTGGCACATATAAGGCTTCACTCTATGGTTATGATGCGGGCACTGAGGCGAATGATGAGCTGGCAAGCAGTATGCCTAACCCTCCTTTTATAACTTTTGGGGCTGGTGGTACTGGGGTAGAAACTGCTAATAGCAATAATACGGTTCATATCCACCCTGGTAATCTTGGGGATAGTGACAATGCTGGTGGAATGAGTGATTTAGATAGCAGCTCACATCGTTGGTTGAACCCTGTTGCAACCATCACAATCGTTGTTAAGTAA
- a CDS encoding spondin domain-containing protein, with amino-acid sequence MNKRILVAACVAITLAGCGDDNDTTKARYSISVTNLTANQPMSPLAIMTHTEEYNLFEVGSAASMELETLAEGGSNAELLALSDSESSVGASVSGNGLLLPGSTDSVELTVTSYYPYLSIASMLVNTNDAFVGETGLDVSDLKVGGSYSMSMSVWDSGTEANDELSETIPGPAGGGEGFNAERNDDDRVTFHSGVISQDDGLSSSTLSANHRFLNPGAQLVITRIE; translated from the coding sequence ATGAATAAGCGAATTTTAGTTGCGGCATGTGTCGCTATTACATTAGCGGGTTGTGGTGATGATAACGACACTACAAAAGCGCGTTATAGCATTAGCGTCACGAATCTTACCGCTAACCAACCTATGTCCCCCCTTGCAATAATGACTCACACAGAGGAATACAACTTATTTGAAGTAGGAAGCGCGGCATCGATGGAACTGGAAACTCTTGCTGAAGGAGGAAGCAATGCGGAACTCCTTGCATTGTCAGATTCTGAATCAAGCGTTGGAGCCTCTGTTTCAGGCAATGGCTTATTGTTACCTGGATCCACCGATAGTGTCGAACTGACGGTGACGTCTTATTATCCCTACTTATCAATTGCCTCGATGCTAGTCAATACTAATGATGCATTTGTCGGAGAAACCGGTTTAGATGTCTCTGATTTGAAGGTAGGTGGTAGTTACTCGATGAGCATGAGTGTTTGGGACTCAGGGACGGAAGCTAATGATGAGCTTTCTGAGACGATCCCCGGACCTGCCGGTGGCGGTGAAGGTTTTAATGCCGAGCGAAATGATGATGACCGAGTAACGTTTCATTCAGGTGTTATTAGCCAAGATGATGGTCTTAGTTCGTCAACGCTTTCTGCTAACCATCGCTTTCTAAATCCTGGAGCTCAGCTTGTGATTACAAGGATTGAATAA
- a CDS encoding response regulator transcription factor produces MENNLNAQSAKILLVEDDNDLAELIQMHIKFQGHQTVRVTSCRQAHIAYQDEPFDLLVLDRGLPDGDGLDICHQLRQNNDWVPVLVLTARGSELEKVEGLEAGVDDYIAKPFSVLEFQARVRNILRRNQSNSTDIPELIEPGSTMDFGCLTITPELHQVSLNHEDVPLTATEFTLLQFLANRPGRVFSKDELLEHVWNTNHTGYYHTVCSTINRLRTKLSESEKELSESEKDTQFIQTVWGVGYKFQPRV; encoded by the coding sequence ATGGAAAACAACCTCAATGCTCAAAGTGCCAAGATATTGCTTGTCGAAGATGATAATGATCTTGCTGAACTGATACAAATGCACATCAAATTTCAAGGTCATCAAACCGTTCGAGTAACAAGTTGTCGGCAAGCTCATATTGCTTATCAAGATGAACCCTTTGACTTACTTGTGCTGGACCGAGGTTTACCCGACGGTGACGGTTTGGATATTTGTCACCAACTTCGTCAAAATAATGATTGGGTTCCGGTATTGGTATTGACGGCGCGCGGTAGTGAATTAGAAAAAGTAGAAGGGTTGGAGGCTGGTGTTGACGACTATATTGCTAAGCCGTTCAGTGTGCTTGAATTCCAGGCTCGAGTTCGCAATATTCTGCGTAGAAATCAATCTAATTCAACGGATATTCCAGAATTAATTGAACCGGGAAGCACCATGGATTTTGGTTGCCTGACGATAACGCCAGAGCTCCATCAAGTGTCTCTTAATCACGAAGATGTGCCATTGACCGCTACAGAATTTACTTTGCTCCAGTTTCTCGCTAATCGCCCTGGCAGGGTATTCAGCAAAGATGAGCTTTTAGAGCATGTCTGGAATACAAACCACACGGGATATTACCATACGGTTTGCAGTACTATTAATCGTTTGAGAACTAAACTTTCTGAGTCAGAAAAAGAGTTGTCTGAGTCAGAAAAAGATACGCAATTTATTCAGACGGTATGGGGCGTTGGATACAAGTTTCAGCCAAGAGTATAG
- a CDS encoding sensor histidine kinase, giving the protein MSFKSRLVIFTSIWFCLTALVIATTYNWQKETTEQFTKQSLHKDLASHMRDDNPLMIGTDYNPKALKSIFHTLMLMGPDFEIYFLDSQGKITTHAAPEEAQLMGYVNLNPIKRYLGNQAFPILGTDPRNPDENKVFSVAAIEELGSTVGYLYVVIGSTRHTAIANSIVNSPYSALTALVLFSILGFAFGAYWLVKQSLLKPIQQVTDQLQKQAGHDFRLNADFTYRVPELIPIAESYHLMAKHIQQQFLLLEYQASARKQSLLQLSHDLKTPLSSVLGYLETWKMTHPESDPLIDIAYRNCNKLSIQLESLLDSAKQEAKLPSYEYQLVVLKPLLDECAETMRSHCIRKNICLQMEVEEGLETIGDKQLLERLILNLLDNAFRHSPKDAEIQCQITADSNNGKIYFVFRNFIDNEAPNGSLGIGTRIVKSILMLHYSVLQTSQVDNRFEQSFYLNSPT; this is encoded by the coding sequence TTGAGTTTTAAATCACGATTGGTGATATTTACAAGTATTTGGTTTTGCTTGACTGCTTTGGTGATCGCAACAACGTACAACTGGCAGAAAGAAACAACCGAGCAATTCACCAAACAAAGCTTACACAAAGATCTTGCCAGTCATATGAGAGATGACAACCCATTAATGATCGGCACGGATTACAACCCGAAGGCGTTGAAGTCGATATTTCATACTCTTATGTTGATGGGTCCAGATTTTGAGATCTACTTTTTGGATAGCCAAGGAAAAATCACCACTCATGCCGCCCCAGAGGAGGCTCAGTTAATGGGGTATGTTAACCTTAATCCCATCAAACGCTATTTAGGTAATCAAGCCTTTCCCATCTTGGGTACCGATCCCCGTAACCCTGATGAAAACAAGGTATTCTCAGTGGCTGCGATTGAAGAATTAGGATCAACGGTCGGTTATCTCTACGTGGTAATAGGCAGTACACGCCACACGGCGATCGCCAACTCAATTGTGAATTCCCCATACTCAGCGCTAACTGCGTTGGTTCTTTTTTCCATTTTAGGCTTTGCGTTTGGTGCTTACTGGCTTGTAAAACAGAGTTTGCTTAAACCAATTCAGCAAGTGACTGATCAGCTTCAAAAGCAAGCTGGGCATGATTTTCGTCTCAATGCCGACTTTACCTATCGCGTACCAGAGTTAATTCCCATAGCAGAGTCCTATCATTTGATGGCAAAACACATCCAACAACAATTTTTGTTGTTGGAATATCAAGCCTCAGCAAGAAAACAAAGCTTATTGCAACTGAGTCATGACTTAAAAACCCCCCTTTCTAGTGTGTTAGGTTACCTAGAAACCTGGAAGATGACTCACCCAGAGTCAGATCCATTGATTGATATTGCTTATCGAAATTGCAACAAGTTATCTATTCAACTGGAATCTCTGCTTGATTCTGCGAAGCAAGAGGCAAAACTACCTAGTTATGAGTATCAATTGGTTGTGCTAAAACCATTACTTGATGAGTGCGCTGAAACTATGCGTAGTCATTGTATTCGTAAAAATATCTGTTTGCAGATGGAGGTTGAGGAAGGGTTGGAAACCATTGGAGATAAGCAATTGCTAGAACGTTTGATATTGAACTTACTGGATAATGCATTTCGTCATAGCCCTAAGGACGCCGAGATTCAATGTCAAATCACGGCGGATTCAAACAATGGAAAAATTTACTTTGTCTTCCGTAACTTTATTGATAATGAAGCACCAAATGGCTCGCTGGGGATAGGCACTCGCATCGTTAAATCCATCCTTATGCTGCATTACAGTGTCTTACAGACTTCTCAGGTAGATAATAGGTTTGAACAAAGCTTTTACTTAAACTCACCGACCTGA
- a CDS encoding helix-turn-helix transcriptional regulator: MTDPANKQPYVLVPEMTLLETLPAHHKKRFEMALFMMHNSLAESLSWEQIAQESAISPYHFHRQFSQLFGETPGQYLGRVRLQYAVSLLSSETPLKITDIAHECGYSSSQAMAKVLKRELGMTAKSLHQFVVSGTSADMAQLLDKLSHPGSNQSIEKQLAQEMPTELVWYPARGMKVKDIPNFDWDDVFETLGEKSTRLMSTAPISELERKWKDISFTVGDWQVDSEHYDYFIPEGYYLCCEVYLVSDIAYLAAIEGLFEQAEILGYQVNESAHLIEMVHHVDMSPIGGATFAFQIPIII, encoded by the coding sequence ATGACTGATCCAGCAAATAAACAGCCTTATGTGTTAGTACCAGAAATGACGCTACTTGAGACTTTACCTGCACACCATAAAAAGCGATTTGAGATGGCATTGTTCATGATGCATAACTCATTAGCAGAGAGTTTGTCATGGGAGCAAATCGCACAAGAAAGTGCCATTTCGCCCTATCACTTTCACAGGCAGTTTAGTCAGTTATTTGGGGAAACACCGGGGCAGTATTTAGGTCGGGTGCGCTTGCAATATGCCGTGTCACTACTTTCTTCAGAGACGCCATTAAAAATTACGGATATTGCTCACGAATGCGGATATTCCTCATCTCAAGCGATGGCAAAGGTTTTAAAACGAGAATTAGGGATGACGGCGAAAAGTCTTCATCAGTTCGTAGTATCAGGCACGTCAGCAGATATGGCTCAACTATTAGATAAATTGTCACACCCAGGTTCTAATCAGTCCATTGAAAAACAGCTAGCTCAAGAAATGCCAACCGAACTGGTATGGTACCCCGCGAGAGGTATGAAAGTTAAAGATATACCTAACTTTGACTGGGATGACGTGTTTGAAACTCTTGGTGAGAAAAGTACTCGGCTAATGAGTACAGCACCAATCTCAGAATTAGAACGAAAGTGGAAAGATATTTCTTTTACTGTTGGGGACTGGCAAGTGGATAGTGAGCATTACGACTACTTCATTCCTGAAGGCTATTATCTCTGCTGTGAGGTCTATTTAGTGTCTGATATAGCCTACTTGGCTGCAATTGAGGGCTTGTTTGAACAAGCAGAGATTCTAGGATATCAAGTGAATGAATCTGCTCACTTAATTGAAATGGTCCACCACGTGGATATGAGTCCAATTGGAGGTGCCACATTCGCTTTTCAAATTCCCATTATTATTTAA